A segment of the Panacibacter ginsenosidivorans genome:
GTAACCGCCATAAGAATCGTAATAATCTCCATAACTGACTGCTGTGGTTGATGTTTGGTAAATGCGGTTTACCGTTAATGCAAGATCCGGAGATTGATCTTTACCAACTTTTTTGTATCCACGCTGCTGCATGTATTTATCTACCGCATCAATATATGCCTGATCAGTTGCAGTTATTTCTTTTGTTACGTGTCCGTTATCAATTACTGCAACCGAATCTGTCAGGTTATACGTTTTATACCCACTGAAATTTGTTGAAGAATCATGATTGGTTACATAGATCCTTGATTCTTCGGGTGTGAGATTATTTAATGGTTCCTTTTGGCAACTCACTGCCGCTATAGCTGTTGCTAATACTGCAATCGCTCTTTTCATAATGATGTTTCTTTTCTATAGATTAATAAGAATTTCCAAACCACATCATAAGACGTTATAATATGGATAGGTTTACTTATTAGTTAAGCTTTAAGAAACATTTAGAAAAGATGTTAAATGTGTGAGAACAAAAAGCAATTGAACAATTTTTTGTGTACTGTATTAAAAAAAGAGCGCTCATAAAATGAGCGCTCTTTAAAAAATATTTGAATTCGTGCCTTACATCTCCTGTGCACCTTCTACCAATACAGTTGCTTTATTATTTAACACTTCAACAAAGCCACCTTGAATCTGAAAAGACTCTGTACTACTTTTGTCTTTAAGTATTTTTAGTTTCCCTTTTCCAAGGGCGCTTACCAATGGTGCATGTTTATCCAGCACTTCAAGTAACCCATCTATACCGGGTAACTGCACGCCATATACATCGCCGCTATAGATTTTCTTTTCCGGTGTTAATATTTCTAAAGTCATAAGGAACCCTCTAACATCCCCCGGTGGGGGAGGATTTTGCAAACACGTTTATATTGCCTATGCGCAAACGTATTTGATTTTCTTATTAATGAATAAAGAACTAAACGTACAAGAGTGCGACGCAACTAAAGCTATATTCTTTGCCGGAAGCCGGGCTCAGAATACTGTTTTCGTGAAGAGACTCTCCACGGGAAAGGTTTGGGAAGGCATTACCCTTGTGCCTGCGCCAACAATTTCTTACCTTTTTCTATTGCATCTTCGATAGTACCTACAAGGTTAAATGCAGCTTCGGGATACTGATCCACTTCTCCATCCATGATCATGTTGAAGCCTTTGATAGTATCATTAATATCAACAAACACACCCTTTAAACCGGTAAACTGTTCTGCCACATGGAAAGGCTGAGAAAGAAATCTTTGAACACGGCGTGCACGGCTTACAACAAGTTTATCATCATCACTCAATTCATCCATACCAAGAATGGCAATGATATCCTGCAATTCTTTATAACGTTGTAATATTAATTTAACACGGTTAGCACAATCGTAATGTGCATCACCTACTATCTGTGCAGTAAGGATACGTGAAGTAGAATCCAACGGATCCACCGCAGGGTAGATACCAAGGTCAGAGATCTTACGGCTCAATACCGTTGTAGCATCTAAGTGTGCAAAGGTAGTAGCGGGGGCTGGGTCAGTAAGGTCATCCGCAGGTACATAAACCGCCTGTACGGAAGTGATTGAACCATTTCTTGTTGAAGTGATACGTTCCTGCATCAGGCCCATTTCGGTAGCCAATGTTGGCTGGTAACCCACCGCTGATGGCATACGGCCAAGCAACGCTGATACTTCAGAACCTGCCTGTGTAAAACGGAAGATATTATCTACGAAGAACAGGATGTCTTTACCTTTTCCTGTACCGTCTCCATCACGGAAATATTCTGCAACGGTAAGACCACTAAGAGCCACACGTGCACGGGCTCCGGGAGGTTCATTCATTTGCCCGAATACGAAAGTGGCTTTAGATTCTTTCAAACCCTCCATATCCACTTTGCTCAAATCCCATCCACCTTCTTCCATGCTATGTTTAAAAGCAGCACCATAATTCATAATGCCTGCTTCGATCATTTCACGCAACAGGTCATTTCCTTCACGGGTACGCTCACCTACACCGGCAAATACGGACAAACCACCATAACCCTTGGCGATATTATTAATCAATTCCTGGATCAATACTGTTTTACCCACACCAGCACCACCAAACAGACCAATCTTTCCGCCTTTTGCATAAGGTTCGATCAGGTCAAT
Coding sequences within it:
- a CDS encoding DUF4136 domain-containing protein; this encodes MKRAIAVLATAIAAVSCQKEPLNNLTPEESRIYVTNHDSSTNFSGYKTYNLTDSVAVIDNGHVTKEITATDQAYIDAVDKYMQQRGYKKVGKDQSPDLALTVNRIYQTSTTAVSYGDYYDSYGGYWDPYYWGYSGYDYYVPYGYAIYQITEGAISVDMLDLKDASGSNKISLVWNGLVRGEGIFNASNADAQVKALFDQSAYIQTNN
- the atpC gene encoding ATP synthase F1 subunit epsilon translates to MTLEILTPEKKIYSGDVYGVQLPGIDGLLEVLDKHAPLVSALGKGKLKILKDKSSTESFQIQGGFVEVLNNKATVLVEGAQEM
- the atpD gene encoding F0F1 ATP synthase subunit beta, with product MANKGKIKQIIGAVVDVQFADGNLPEIYNALELKRDNGDKLVLEVQQHLGEDSVRTIAMDGTEGLVRGTEVIDTGIAIAMPTGDAINGRLFNVTGDAIDGLPQVSKVNGRPIHALPPLFENLSTATEVLFTGIKVIDLIEPYAKGGKIGLFGGAGVGKTVLIQELINNIAKGYGGLSVFAGVGERTREGNDLLREMIEAGIMNYGAAFKHSMEEGGWDLSKVDMEGLKESKATFVFGQMNEPPGARARVALSGLTVAEYFRDGDGTGKGKDILFFVDNIFRFTQAGSEVSALLGRMPSAVGYQPTLATEMGLMQERITSTRNGSITSVQAVYVPADDLTDPAPATTFAHLDATTVLSRKISDLGIYPAVDPLDSTSRILTAQIVGDAHYDCANRVKLILQRYKELQDIIAILGMDELSDDDKLVVSRARRVQRFLSQPFHVAEQFTGLKGVFVDINDTIKGFNMIMDGEVDQYPEAAFNLVGTIEDAIEKGKKLLAQAQG